In one window of Tenacibaculum mesophilum DNA:
- a CDS encoding class I lanthipeptide — MKKITLNKGLKLNKEAITKLQDSQMSSFKGGINAAAGATCANGSCIQSCNKNSCKGGADQVIN; from the coding sequence ATGAAAAAAATCACACTAAACAAAGGATTAAAGTTAAATAAAGAAGCAATTACAAAGCTTCAAGATTCTCAAATGTCTTCTTTTAAAGGAGGTATAAATGCAGCAGCAGGAGCTACTTGTGCAAATGGATCTTGTATACAATCATGTAATAAAAACTCTTGTAAAGGAGGAGCAGATCAAGTAATTAATTAA
- a CDS encoding lanthionine synthetase LanC family protein: MDTNNIILEIEKSINNNYGILTSMGVVNGLAGVSLFYHYKDNKDKCLSFLEKSISGLNEDYKGNDIIADIIEIGILLDFYIKEGVIKKEEVAFYFDNYDSILQELLIDKLKEDNLNPVTGILKYGNYFINRAKHSGKNYDELFSLILSKIEKLAKKDKKTTGIYWVSTIEREGRYLVELGVKHGVIGIVDFLVELYGLGFEKKRTKKLINEAIKYVVESKLKDKTFLFPFCTNNVKDAVSFSFNLNYGDLGIAYGIHKAVKACNLEVYKEVINQTLKNAANFKDDENKYLTDANLFYGSLGIASLLKKFRKELEEDFLNDSINYWYTKTKEHKRHDNEWAGFDTTFNKFDINAQLSMSHGIIGVGTALLNFNKDLNFDFLTFLGYKF; this comes from the coding sequence ATGGATACAAATAATATAATTTTAGAAATAGAAAAATCAATTAACAATAATTATGGAATTTTAACTTCTATGGGAGTTGTTAACGGATTAGCAGGAGTTTCTCTTTTTTATCATTATAAGGATAATAAGGATAAGTGTCTCTCTTTTTTAGAGAAATCAATCAGTGGTTTAAATGAAGACTATAAAGGAAATGATATTATAGCAGATATTATAGAAATAGGAATTCTGCTTGATTTTTACATCAAAGAAGGTGTTATAAAAAAAGAAGAAGTAGCATTTTACTTCGATAACTATGACTCAATTCTTCAAGAACTTTTAATAGATAAATTAAAAGAAGACAATCTAAACCCAGTTACAGGAATATTGAAGTATGGTAATTATTTTATAAATAGAGCCAAGCATTCCGGAAAAAATTACGATGAATTATTTTCATTAATTCTTTCTAAAATAGAAAAACTAGCAAAAAAAGATAAAAAAACGACTGGAATTTATTGGGTTTCTACCATTGAAAGAGAAGGGCGATATTTAGTAGAGTTAGGAGTAAAACATGGAGTCATTGGAATTGTAGATTTTTTAGTTGAATTATATGGATTAGGATTTGAGAAAAAAAGGACAAAGAAACTAATAAATGAAGCTATAAAATATGTTGTTGAGTCTAAGTTAAAGGACAAAACATTTCTTTTTCCTTTTTGTACAAATAACGTTAAAGATGCCGTATCTTTTTCTTTCAATTTAAATTACGGAGATCTCGGAATTGCCTATGGAATTCATAAAGCAGTTAAGGCGTGTAATTTAGAAGTTTACAAAGAGGTAATTAATCAAACATTAAAAAACGCAGCTAATTTTAAAGATGATGAAAATAAATACTTAACAGATGCTAATTTATTTTATGGTTCATTAGGAATTGCTTCTTTACTAAAAAAGTTTAGAAAAGAATTAGAAGAAGATTTTCTTAATGATTCTATAAACTATTGGTATACAAAAACAAAAGAACATAAAAGACATGATAATGAATGGGCTGGATTTGACACAACTTTTAATAAGTTTGATATTAATGCTCAACTTTCCATGTCGCATGGAATAATTGGTGTAGGAACAGCACTCCTTAATTTTAATAAAGATTTAAACTTCGACTTTTTAACTTTTCTAGGGTATAAATTTTAA
- a CDS encoding LLM class flavin-dependent oxidoreductase, which yields MINDILKIGILEFAASNKQNSMHAIEDIFTYACRADELNFSRFWLTEHHRASAVHPYNNPEILMTLIAGMTENIRIGSAGSLIGYYSPYSLAQNYKLLNNIYNNRIDFGLSKGRPENAHQHNFFNLNNSTFENTMYEKNLQAICELLHEEEKKYNESKIVLPPFKGIAPSLWYLSNSYRKKDLAIKNKLNICRSLMHGLDVFEYDEDLKGLQEYKEEYYQTNGQLPEVAIAIAVTFSKTKEQVEQEEKKYKNKREGLKIIPVNEYTFLEKLEKIQKAYGVNEVIICDTEKDIEAKLENLELIKELTTQQVLKTF from the coding sequence ATGATAAACGATATTTTAAAAATTGGAATACTAGAGTTTGCAGCTAGCAATAAACAAAATTCAATGCATGCTATAGAAGATATTTTTACTTATGCATGTAGGGCAGATGAGTTAAATTTTTCTAGATTTTGGCTTACAGAGCACCACAGAGCTAGTGCTGTACATCCATACAATAACCCAGAGATCTTAATGACCCTAATTGCGGGTATGACAGAAAATATTAGGATAGGATCTGCAGGATCTCTAATAGGTTATTACTCGCCATATTCTTTGGCGCAAAATTATAAACTACTTAATAATATTTATAATAACAGAATTGATTTTGGTTTGTCTAAAGGACGTCCAGAAAACGCACATCAACATAATTTTTTCAATTTAAATAATAGCACATTTGAAAATACGATGTACGAGAAAAACCTTCAAGCGATATGTGAACTACTGCATGAAGAAGAAAAAAAATACAATGAAAGCAAGATTGTACTTCCTCCATTTAAAGGAATTGCACCTTCCTTATGGTATCTATCTAACAGTTATAGGAAAAAAGATTTAGCAATAAAAAATAAATTAAACATATGTAGGTCTCTAATGCACGGTTTAGATGTTTTTGAATACGATGAAGACCTCAAAGGGTTACAAGAATATAAAGAAGAGTATTATCAAACGAACGGGCAACTTCCAGAAGTAGCTATAGCAATAGCAGTTACTTTTTCAAAAACAAAAGAACAAGTAGAGCAAGAAGAGAAGAAATATAAAAACAAAAGAGAGGGCTTGAAAATTATTCCGGTTAATGAATATACTTTTTTAGAAAAATTAGAGAAAATTCAAAAAGCATATGGGGTAAATGAAGTCATAATATGCGATACCGAAAAAGATATAGAAGCTAAGTTAGAAAACTTAGAATTAATAAAAGAATTAACAACACAGCAAGTACTTAAAACGTTTTAA
- a CDS encoding class I lanthipeptide — protein MKKITLNKGLKLNKEAITKLQDSQMSSFKGGVREAEGLTCANGSCIKSCNEDSCNANRIQ, from the coding sequence ATGAAAAAAATCACATTAAACAAAGGGTTAAAATTAAACAAAGAAGCAATTACAAAGCTTCAAGATTCACAAATGTCTTCTTTTAAAGGAGGAGTTAGAGAAGCAGAAGGTCTTACTTGTGCAAATGGATCTTGTATTAAGTCGTGTAATGAGGATTCTTGTAATGCTAACCGAATACAATAA
- a CDS encoding class I lanthipeptide — MKKITLNKGLKLNKEAITKLQDSQMSTFKGGIRAAGLTCANGSCIKSCNENSCNGSADQVIN, encoded by the coding sequence ATGAAAAAAATCACACTAAACAAAGGATTAAAGTTAAACAAAGAGGCAATTACAAAGTTACAAGACTCTCAAATGTCAACCTTTAAAGGAGGTATTAGAGCAGCAGGACTTACTTGCGCAAACGGATCGTGTATCAAATCTTGTAATGAAAACTCTTGTAATGGATCAGCAGACCAGGTAATTAATTAA
- a CDS encoding peptidase domain-containing ABC transporter, with protein MKLIRQYDKMDCGPSCLGMVASHYGKEISLNYLREKCYITKEGVSLLGIDEASKKLGFETFSATLGLQELKDIDNLNYPCILHWNNNHFVVLKEHKRPHLLARKKKWQIADPAHGFVNLNDEKFSKSWLGENGKGVALFLKPQNKFVNTEFKKPEKISLKYFIDFFKSHKKKLVFVFVLMLLGSLINMVFPFLTQYLIDKGIDKKDVNYIEYILFSQLSLYLGVIVIEIFRNWSLLVVGTKISIKIISEFLLKTLDLPLKFFDSKLIGDFQQRIQDNDRIEYFLTSQSITTFFSMITFSVFFGVLAYYNITILLIYTSLTLLSVLWSHYFLKKRKILDYNRFIENSNNQETIYEILNGVTEMKLNSFEEYKCNQWKTVQDRLFNINLKILRLDQIQSSGFTFINHVKNILVSFYTAILVVNGDMTLGVLLSISYIIGMMNSPVDQLINFIRSLQDAKLSLSRLNEVQNEDPEEKESYSELKLSNNGTNTGVKLSNVSFQYEGPRSPFVLNNIDLYIPDGKVTAIVGASGSGKTTLMKLLLRFYNSIGGHISYNDQNILNISPRSLRKHCGVVMQDGFIFSDTIKRNIATSDEEIDYERLREAAKIANIDEYIDSLAQGYDTKIGASGSGLSGGQKQRILIARAVYKNPHYMFFDEATSALDAENEKKIHDNLFNFFKGRTVVIIAHRLSTVKHADQIVVLKKGKVSEVGSHDELVGKKGDYFSLVKNQLELGS; from the coding sequence ATGAAGCTTATTAGACAATATGATAAAATGGATTGCGGCCCATCTTGTTTAGGAATGGTTGCAAGTCATTACGGAAAAGAAATATCACTAAATTACCTAAGAGAAAAGTGTTATATAACAAAGGAAGGAGTTTCTTTATTAGGAATAGATGAAGCTTCAAAAAAGTTAGGTTTTGAGACTTTTTCAGCTACTCTAGGACTACAAGAGTTAAAAGATATAGATAATTTAAATTATCCATGTATTTTACATTGGAATAATAATCACTTTGTAGTTCTAAAAGAACATAAAAGACCACATTTATTAGCAAGGAAAAAGAAATGGCAAATAGCAGATCCAGCACATGGTTTTGTAAATTTAAATGATGAGAAATTTTCCAAATCATGGTTAGGGGAAAATGGAAAAGGAGTTGCATTGTTCTTAAAACCACAAAATAAGTTCGTAAATACAGAATTTAAAAAACCAGAAAAAATATCATTAAAATACTTTATAGACTTTTTTAAAAGCCATAAAAAAAAGTTGGTATTTGTATTTGTTTTAATGCTTCTAGGAAGTTTAATAAATATGGTTTTTCCTTTTTTAACACAGTACTTAATAGATAAAGGAATTGATAAAAAAGATGTAAACTATATTGAATATATTTTATTCTCTCAGCTAAGTTTGTACCTAGGAGTAATTGTTATAGAAATCTTTAGAAACTGGTCATTATTAGTCGTAGGAACCAAAATAAGTATTAAAATAATTTCAGAATTTTTGTTAAAAACACTAGACTTACCTTTAAAGTTTTTTGACTCAAAGCTTATCGGAGATTTTCAACAAAGAATACAAGATAATGATAGGATAGAATACTTTTTAACATCACAATCAATAACTACATTTTTCTCAATGATTACTTTTTCAGTATTCTTTGGAGTATTGGCTTACTATAATATAACAATACTATTAATTTATACATCATTAACACTTCTGTCTGTGTTGTGGTCTCATTATTTCTTAAAGAAAAGAAAAATATTAGATTATAACAGATTTATTGAAAACAGTAACAATCAAGAAACGATATACGAGATACTAAATGGAGTAACAGAAATGAAATTGAACTCTTTTGAGGAGTATAAGTGTAACCAATGGAAAACAGTTCAAGATAGATTGTTTAATATAAATTTAAAAATATTAAGATTAGATCAAATTCAATCATCAGGCTTCACGTTTATAAACCACGTAAAAAATATACTAGTATCTTTTTATACAGCAATTTTAGTAGTAAACGGAGACATGACTTTAGGTGTTTTATTAAGTATTTCATACATAATAGGTATGATGAATTCTCCTGTAGATCAATTGATTAATTTTATAAGATCATTACAAGACGCAAAATTAAGTTTATCAAGGTTAAATGAAGTACAAAATGAAGATCCAGAAGAAAAAGAATCATACTCTGAGTTAAAGTTATCAAATAATGGTACTAATACAGGTGTGAAGTTGAGTAATGTTTCTTTTCAGTATGAAGGTCCCAGGTCTCCTTTTGTTCTTAATAATATTGATTTATACATTCCGGACGGAAAAGTTACAGCCATCGTTGGGGCAAGCGGAAGTGGAAAGACTACATTAATGAAGTTATTGTTAAGGTTTTATAACTCTATAGGAGGTCATATTAGTTATAATGACCAAAATATTTTAAATATTTCACCTAGAAGTCTAAGAAAACATTGTGGAGTAGTAATGCAAGATGGATTTATTTTTTCTGATACAATAAAAAGAAATATAGCGACATCAGATGAAGAAATTGATTATGAAAGGTTAAGAGAGGCAGCAAAAATAGCGAATATTGATGAGTATATTGATTCGTTAGCTCAAGGATATGATACAAAAATTGGAGCCTCAGGTAGTGGACTTTCTGGAGGACAAAAGCAACGAATATTAATAGCAAGAGCGGTTTATAAAAACCCACATTACATGTTTTTTGACGAAGCAACTTCAGCGTTAGATGCAGAAAATGAAAAGAAGATTCATGATAATTTATTCAACTTCTTTAAAGGAAGAACAGTTGTAATAATAGCTCATAGGCTTAGTACAGTAAAACACGCAGATCAAATAGTAGTGTTAAAGAAAGGAAAAGTAAGTGAAGTAGGAAGCCATGATGAATTAGTAGGTAAGAAAGGAGACTATTTTAGTTTAGTAAAAAATCAATTAGAATTAGGAAGTTAG
- a CDS encoding lanthionine synthetase LanC family protein — MKEAHKLIENIDKIKREDLESDSLLNGKLGLVYYYLCLYKVFNKEDHLQRIEKNLESVFTNIEKGVSSLMYDSTLENGLSGLGYVLQLLIEEKIIDEGYNSQLEEINNIVVGQAIELIQNNNYDFVRGPFGILFYLNYVDSKPHVNRVLEALFEKLKEDKNFLFYNEYTYIEGVHIGYAHGLCAIIKVLNDINDERAEYFVRYLLDKLMNIMKKNEYQIIKDKKYYLPRSIHKGDEFEKGLNYRAVLAWSNCDVNFSTLIYSLNEKFKTNELLTIANKIALESLEKREEKHTRIWDHRFYFGSSGVLKTYMFLYKKTRNSKYKEASNFWYKKTLNFLTESTIKEHPLNFLNNLPATALSLLEFEREEEFNWSKILLL, encoded by the coding sequence ATGAAAGAAGCACATAAATTAATAGAAAATATAGATAAAATAAAAAGAGAAGATTTAGAGTCAGATAGTTTATTAAATGGAAAGTTAGGACTTGTTTATTACTACTTATGTCTTTATAAGGTTTTTAATAAAGAAGATCATTTACAAAGAATAGAAAAAAACTTAGAGTCTGTTTTTACAAATATTGAAAAAGGTGTTTCTAGCTTAATGTATGATTCTACATTAGAAAATGGTTTGAGTGGTTTAGGGTATGTTCTACAGTTACTAATTGAAGAAAAAATAATAGATGAAGGTTACAATTCACAACTAGAAGAAATAAATAACATAGTAGTAGGTCAAGCTATTGAGTTAATTCAAAATAATAATTATGATTTCGTTAGAGGTCCTTTTGGAATTTTATTTTATCTAAATTATGTAGATAGCAAACCTCATGTTAATAGAGTTTTAGAAGCTTTGTTTGAAAAGTTAAAAGAGGATAAAAACTTTTTATTTTATAATGAATACACATATATAGAAGGCGTGCACATTGGTTATGCCCACGGATTATGTGCGATAATAAAAGTTTTAAATGATATAAATGATGAAAGAGCAGAGTATTTCGTAAGATATTTATTAGATAAACTAATGAATATTATGAAAAAGAATGAATATCAAATAATCAAAGACAAGAAATACTACTTGCCTAGAAGTATTCACAAAGGAGATGAGTTTGAAAAAGGCTTAAATTATAGAGCTGTGCTAGCCTGGTCTAATTGTGATGTGAATTTTTCTACATTAATATATTCATTAAATGAAAAATTTAAAACTAATGAGCTACTAACTATTGCTAATAAAATAGCTTTAGAAAGCCTTGAAAAAAGAGAAGAGAAACATACAAGAATTTGGGATCATAGGTTTTACTTTGGGAGTTCAGGAGTGTTAAAAACATACATGTTCTTATATAAAAAAACTAGAAACTCAAAGTATAAAGAAGCATCTAACTTTTGGTATAAAAAAACATTAAACTTTCTTACTGAAAGTACTATAAAAGAACATCCTCTTAATTTTTTAAATAATCTGCCGGCTACAGCTTTATCTCTTTTAGAGTTTGAAAGAGAAGAAGAATTTAACTGGTCCAAAATACTACTATTATGA
- a CDS encoding lantibiotic dehydratase codes for MKNISLLPNKIIRQPLLSLNKYNQIPEKEKELNSFIDSLFFNKEFSEAVYLSSPSLYKEWEKVVKKEKERGKINEAILKYFLRSVSNTVPFGLFTSYTTLSSNSSLDNEKKYKRYSSIDLEYLLNLLNHLNQYPIIIQTVKYRRNNTIYKIGDKYRYIEPKFSKGNISYTLSSIDSDELIDYLVSHENDTMTFEELKNMILNLVDGVEEEEVTAYLLDLINSKIYISSFEATLNEEDLLNQVINFYKENSSKIDTDEELKKIFSSLIKVKEKLIELDKKVFNSIDIYNEIFKDLRKIGVDFKEKFVINSNLKKIPKSINDTENIDIKLNKLMSVLSKVSKKNIKEDSNLTVFKRSFYNRYEDKEVALVEALDNELGIGYLPHLKEEVIFSDLIDDVTMPQVRKVTSERKVETKVHNFWLNLLLRNPEKKEINLAKEDLTIFKEENEAKNGAFSISYSYTKDKIYLKHIGGTTGTNLIGRFSNSDTEVQEIINYVTDFEKSLLKNKIVAEVIHLPNNRAGNILIRKVNRDAEISIISKASGNTKVIDVNDLYISLKRNRIVLRSKKENKEVVPFLSSAQNYHYNSLPIYHFLCDLQSQDRHNDYSINFGGFNIGDLEYCPRLTYGKDVILRKATWLLKKDNYKGIESLKADLIKKSVPRYIYITSGGEDKMIIDIENYNTLNILYQEIEKNKILRVTECIYDMHNNETPESYANEYIGVVKSQKELNIFKNISTTHKIENNNVKRTFIYGDEWVYFKLYTGRITSDQLLIENISRIATKLKESGIIDKWFFIRFTDPDFHLRLRFHLKNEKNYSEMSKIIHNELSHLLEEQKIWKLDLSTYNRELERYYWQNIESSETIFHIDSEYTVNMLKYLKDNGESRRWLFILKSIDDFFNVFDISLVKRHQIINTMFNSFWVEYGKVKTIKKDVNNKFRKYVKDINSILNIPEIEVKNIYKERYLALKEVQLSIEAKENLDDLLWSYIHMHVNRFVQANPRFHELIMYGILERYYNQEIGKRKYNQKQVENEAY; via the coding sequence ATGAAAAATATTAGTTTATTACCAAACAAAATAATCAGACAACCATTACTATCTTTAAATAAATACAATCAAATTCCTGAAAAAGAAAAAGAGCTAAATAGTTTTATAGATTCTTTATTTTTTAATAAGGAGTTCTCTGAAGCGGTTTATTTATCATCTCCTAGTTTATATAAAGAATGGGAAAAAGTAGTAAAAAAAGAGAAAGAAAGAGGAAAAATAAACGAAGCTATACTAAAATACTTTTTAAGATCAGTTTCAAATACAGTGCCTTTTGGTCTTTTTACTTCTTACACTACTTTAAGCTCAAATAGTAGTTTAGATAACGAAAAAAAGTATAAGAGGTATTCAAGTATTGATTTAGAGTATTTGCTAAACTTATTAAATCACCTTAATCAATATCCGATTATTATACAAACAGTAAAATATAGAAGAAACAATACTATATATAAAATAGGAGACAAGTATAGGTATATAGAACCAAAATTTTCTAAAGGAAATATAAGTTACACACTTTCTTCAATAGATAGTGATGAGTTAATAGATTACTTAGTGTCACATGAAAATGACACAATGACTTTTGAAGAATTAAAAAATATGATATTAAATTTAGTAGATGGAGTAGAAGAAGAAGAGGTGACTGCCTATTTATTAGATTTAATAAATTCAAAAATATATATAAGCTCATTTGAAGCTACATTAAATGAAGAAGACCTTTTAAATCAAGTAATTAATTTTTATAAAGAAAATAGTTCCAAAATAGATACAGATGAAGAGTTAAAAAAAATATTTTCATCATTAATAAAAGTTAAAGAAAAGCTGATAGAATTAGATAAAAAAGTTTTCAATTCAATAGATATTTATAATGAAATCTTTAAAGATTTAAGAAAAATAGGAGTTGATTTTAAAGAAAAATTTGTCATTAATTCAAATTTAAAAAAGATTCCCAAAAGTATAAATGATACAGAAAATATAGATATAAAGTTAAATAAATTAATGAGTGTTTTATCTAAGGTATCTAAAAAAAACATAAAAGAAGATTCAAATTTAACTGTATTTAAAAGGAGTTTTTATAATAGGTATGAAGATAAAGAAGTAGCATTAGTTGAAGCTTTAGATAATGAGTTGGGAATAGGGTATTTACCCCACTTAAAAGAGGAAGTAATATTTTCTGATTTAATAGATGATGTGACTATGCCACAAGTTCGAAAAGTTACATCAGAAAGAAAAGTAGAAACAAAAGTTCATAATTTTTGGCTTAATTTATTACTTCGAAACCCTGAAAAGAAAGAAATAAATTTAGCAAAAGAAGATTTAACCATTTTCAAAGAGGAAAATGAAGCAAAAAATGGTGCCTTTTCTATTTCTTATTCATACACTAAAGATAAAATATATCTTAAACACATTGGAGGAACAACAGGAACCAATCTAATAGGAAGATTTAGTAATAGTGATACAGAAGTTCAAGAGATTATTAATTATGTAACAGATTTTGAAAAGTCGTTACTTAAAAATAAAATTGTAGCAGAAGTTATTCACCTACCTAATAACAGAGCAGGAAACATACTAATAAGAAAAGTAAATAGAGATGCAGAAATAAGTATAATATCAAAAGCTTCTGGTAATACCAAAGTTATAGATGTAAATGACTTATACATTAGCTTGAAAAGAAATAGAATTGTTCTTAGATCAAAAAAAGAGAATAAAGAAGTTGTTCCTTTTTTAAGCTCAGCTCAAAATTATCATTACAATTCATTGCCTATTTATCATTTTTTATGCGACTTACAATCACAAGATCGTCATAATGATTATTCAATAAACTTTGGAGGGTTTAATATAGGGGATTTAGAATATTGTCCAAGGTTAACATACGGTAAAGATGTAATTCTAAGAAAAGCAACATGGTTATTAAAGAAAGATAACTACAAAGGAATAGAAAGCCTAAAAGCAGATTTAATAAAGAAAAGTGTCCCAAGGTATATTTATATAACTAGTGGTGGTGAAGATAAGATGATTATTGATATTGAAAACTACAATACACTTAACATACTATATCAAGAAATAGAAAAAAATAAAATTTTAAGAGTTACAGAATGTATTTACGATATGCATAATAATGAAACACCTGAAAGCTATGCGAATGAATATATTGGAGTTGTTAAATCTCAAAAAGAATTAAATATATTTAAAAATATTTCTACTACACATAAAATTGAAAACAATAATGTAAAGAGAACCTTTATTTACGGTGATGAATGGGTATATTTTAAGCTTTATACAGGAAGAATAACTTCAGATCAACTTTTAATTGAAAACATTTCTAGAATAGCAACAAAATTAAAAGAATCAGGCATAATAGATAAGTGGTTTTTTATTCGCTTTACCGATCCAGATTTTCACTTAAGGTTAAGATTTCATTTAAAAAATGAAAAAAACTACTCAGAGATGTCTAAGATTATTCATAATGAATTATCACATTTATTAGAAGAACAAAAAATATGGAAGTTAGACTTGTCAACATACAACAGAGAGTTGGAAAGGTATTATTGGCAAAATATAGAGAGTTCTGAAACTATATTTCATATAGATTCAGAGTACACCGTAAACATGTTAAAATATCTAAAAGATAATGGAGAGAGTAGAAGGTGGCTTTTTATTTTAAAATCAATAGATGATTTTTTTAATGTTTTTGACATCAGTTTAGTTAAAAGACATCAAATTATAAATACTATGTTTAATAGTTTTTGGGTTGAGTATGGTAAAGTAAAAACAATAAAAAAAGATGTAAACAACAAGTTTAGAAAATATGTAAAAGATATAAACAGCATATTAAACATACCAGAAATTGAGGTAAAAAACATATATAAAGAGAGGTATTTAGCGTTAAAAGAAGTTCAATTGAGCATAGAAGCTAAGGAAAATTTAGATGATTTGCTATGGAGCTATATTCACATGCATGTAAATAGATTTGTGCAAGCAAATCCTAGGTTTCATGAACTTATAATGTATGGAATTTTAGAAAGATATTATAACCAAGAGATTGGTAAGAGAAAGTATAACCAAAAACAAGTTGAAAATGAAGCTTATTAG
- a CDS encoding class I lanthipeptide, whose amino-acid sequence MKKITLNKGLKLNKEAITKLQDSQMSSFKGGVREAEGLTCANGSCIKSCNRNSCKDQVIN is encoded by the coding sequence ATGAAAAAAATCACATTAAACAAAGGGTTAAAATTAAACAAAGAAGCAATTACAAAGCTTCAAGATTCACAAATGTCTTCTTTTAAAGGAGGAGTAAGAGAAGCAGAAGGTCTTACTTGTGCAAATGGATCTTGTATTAAATCTTGTAATAGAAACTCTTGTAAAGATCAAGTTATTAATTAA
- a CDS encoding class I lanthipeptide, which yields MKKITLNKGLKLNKEAITKLQEAQMSQLKGGVRDAASISCLNFTCNASCDTGTCNGSADQVLN from the coding sequence ATGAAAAAAATCACACTAAACAAAGGATTAAAGTTAAATAAAGAAGCAATTACAAAACTTCAAGAAGCTCAAATGTCTCAATTAAAAGGAGGGGTTAGAGACGCAGCAAGTATTTCTTGTTTAAATTTTACATGTAATGCGTCTTGTGATACAGGAACGTGTAATGGATCTGCAGATCAAGTTTTAAACTAA
- a CDS encoding class I lanthipeptide: protein MKKITLNKGLKLNKEAITKLQDSQMSSFKGGIRDAEGLTCANGSCIKSCNKNSCKGADQVIN from the coding sequence ATGAAAAAAATCACATTAAACAAAGGGTTAAAGTTAAATAAAGAAGCAATTACAAAGCTTCAAGATTCACAAATGTCTTCCTTCAAAGGAGGAATTAGAGACGCGGAAGGTCTTACTTGTGCAAATGGATCTTGCATTAAGTCATGTAATAAAAATTCATGTAAAGGAGCAGATCAAGTAATTAATTAA
- a CDS encoding class I lanthipeptide, whose translation MKKITLNKGLRLNKEAITKLQDSQMSSFKGGINAAAGATCANGSCIKSCNEDSCKGADQVIH comes from the coding sequence ATGAAAAAAATCACATTAAACAAAGGATTAAGATTAAACAAAGAAGCAATTACAAAGCTTCAAGATTCACAAATGTCTTCTTTTAAAGGAGGTATAAATGCAGCAGCAGGAGCTACTTGTGCAAATGGATCTTGTATTAAGTCGTGTAATGAGGATTCTTGTAAAGGAGCGGATCAAGTTATTCATTAA